In the genome of Candidatus Microbacterium phytovorans, one region contains:
- the rho gene encoding transcription termination factor Rho — protein MESISEIQTDDAAREDAAVDVPTDAAQPAENVEAAAADAATEEPAVADAPVEEPAAEEAPAEEPAVADAPAEEPAAEEAPVEKPAKAPRKRAPRRAKSTDVAAAPAETPAEAEASVEAAAAASGEETAVEAPVEAPADAAEAPAAETPAETPDAEKSDAEKADAPANDSADADATADGSTDSGDNGDGTAETSGRSRSRSRSRSRNRNKGGEGAQNASAQNGQGNQNGQGSQNAQNAQNAQGNQNNAPAEVSDDDDQSQGQGRGRQRNKRRGAQTGDEFETEIGEDDVLIPIAGILDVLDNYAFVRTTGYLPGTSDVYVSLGQVKKYNLRKGDAVVGAIKQPREGEQSSRQKYNALVKVDSVNGLSVDDAAERVEFGKLTPLYPQERLRLETAPEKLTQRIIDLVAPIGKGQRGLIVAPPKAGKTIVLQQIANAIATNNPEVHLMVVLVDERPEEVTDMQRTVKGEVIASTFDRPAEDHTTVAELAIERAKRLVELGRDVVVLLDSITRLGRAYNISAPTSGRVLTGGVDASALYPPKRFFGAARNIENGGSLTILATALVETGSKMDEVIFEEFKGTGNSELRLNRSLADKRIFPAVDVNASSTRREEMLLSSDEVKITWKLRRALAGLDPQQALEVVLGKLKETQSNVEFLVQMQKSIPTPTGHGGGHSHGHENSIR, from the coding sequence GTGGAGTCCATCTCCGAGATCCAGACCGATGACGCCGCGCGCGAAGACGCTGCCGTGGATGTCCCCACCGATGCGGCTCAGCCCGCCGAGAACGTAGAGGCCGCCGCGGCGGACGCTGCCACCGAGGAGCCCGCCGTTGCGGACGCTCCCGTTGAGGAGCCCGCTGCCGAGGAGGCTCCGGCCGAGGAGCCCGCCGTCGCGGACGCTCCCGCCGAGGAGCCCGCCGCCGAGGAGGCTCCCGTCGAGAAGCCCGCCAAGGCGCCCCGCAAGCGCGCCCCGCGTCGCGCCAAGAGCACCGACGTCGCCGCCGCTCCCGCCGAGACCCCCGCCGAGGCGGAGGCGTCCGTCGAAGCCGCCGCTGCGGCGTCGGGCGAGGAGACCGCGGTCGAGGCGCCGGTCGAGGCGCCGGCCGACGCGGCTGAAGCACCCGCCGCCGAGACCCCCGCCGAGACCCCCGACGCGGAGAAGAGCGACGCCGAGAAGGCCGACGCCCCCGCGAACGACAGCGCCGACGCCGACGCGACCGCTGACGGCTCGACCGATTCCGGCGACAACGGCGACGGCACGGCGGAGACCTCCGGCCGCAGCCGCAGCCGCTCGCGCAGCCGCAGCCGCAACCGCAACAAGGGCGGCGAGGGCGCGCAGAACGCGTCCGCCCAGAACGGCCAGGGCAACCAGAACGGCCAGGGCAGCCAGAACGCCCAGAACGCCCAGAACGCCCAGGGCAACCAGAACAACGCGCCTGCCGAGGTGTCCGACGACGACGACCAGAGCCAGGGCCAGGGACGCGGACGCCAGCGCAACAAGCGCCGCGGTGCGCAGACGGGCGACGAGTTCGAGACCGAGATCGGCGAGGACGACGTCCTCATCCCGATCGCCGGCATCCTCGACGTGCTCGACAACTACGCCTTCGTCCGCACGACGGGCTACCTGCCCGGCACGAGCGACGTCTACGTCTCGCTCGGACAGGTCAAGAAGTACAACCTCCGCAAGGGCGACGCCGTCGTCGGCGCGATCAAGCAGCCGCGCGAGGGTGAGCAGTCCAGCCGCCAGAAGTACAACGCCCTCGTGAAGGTCGACTCCGTCAACGGCCTCTCGGTCGACGACGCCGCCGAGCGCGTCGAGTTCGGCAAGCTCACGCCGCTGTACCCGCAGGAGCGCCTCCGCCTGGAGACCGCGCCCGAGAAGCTCACGCAGCGCATCATCGACCTCGTCGCTCCGATCGGCAAGGGTCAGCGCGGCCTCATCGTCGCCCCGCCCAAAGCCGGCAAGACGATCGTGCTCCAGCAGATCGCCAACGCGATCGCGACGAACAACCCCGAGGTCCACCTCATGGTCGTGCTCGTCGACGAGCGCCCCGAAGAGGTCACGGACATGCAGCGCACGGTCAAGGGCGAGGTCATCGCCTCGACCTTCGACCGCCCCGCCGAAGACCACACGACCGTCGCCGAGCTCGCCATCGAGCGCGCCAAGCGCCTCGTGGAGCTCGGTCGCGACGTCGTCGTGCTGCTCGACTCGATCACTCGCCTCGGTCGCGCGTACAACATCTCCGCGCCGACCTCGGGTCGCGTGCTCACCGGTGGTGTCGACGCCTCGGCGCTCTACCCGCCCAAGCGCTTCTTCGGCGCCGCGCGCAACATCGAGAACGGTGGCTCGCTCACGATTCTCGCGACCGCGCTCGTCGAGACCGGTTCCAAGATGGACGAGGTCATCTTCGAGGAGTTCAAGGGCACCGGCAACAGCGAACTGCGCCTGAACCGCTCGCTCGCCGACAAGCGGATCTTCCCGGCCGTCGACGTCAACGCGTCGTCCACGCGCCGCGAGGAGATGCTCCTGTCGTCCGACGAGGTCAAGATCACGTGGAAGCTGCGTCGCGCCCTCGCGGGACTCGACCCGCAGCAGGCTCTCGAGGTCGTCCTCGGTAAGCTCAAGGAGACGCAGTCCAACGTCGAGTTCCTCGTGCAGATGCAGAAGTCGATCCCGACGCCCACCGGGCACGGCGGCGGCCACAGCCACGGCCACGAGAACAGCATCCGCTGA
- the thrB gene encoding homoserine kinase produces MTGAASATPARAVAVRVPATSANLGPGFDTLGLALSVYDELTVTTLAEPGRLEITVTGEGAGEVPTDASHLVVRAIAHAYAAVGRTMPGIHLSAHNTIPHGRGMGSSGAAVVAGLLAAKGLLAGDVDFGPDLLLRLATELEGHPDNVAPALFGGLTIAWMDESGPQHKKLLVHRGVSPLVFRPDFTMSTSVARGLAPLQVPREDAVFNVSRSALLIAALTQSPELLMAATEDKLHQSYRASAMPATDQLVRRLRAAGFAAVVSGAGPSVLVLADGPGRRLEAVEVAAGGDTPWEPLLLAVDVKGATVREYTEGSTTSS; encoded by the coding sequence ATGACGGGCGCGGCGTCCGCTACGCCGGCGCGCGCCGTCGCGGTGCGCGTGCCCGCGACGAGCGCGAACCTCGGTCCGGGATTCGACACGCTCGGTCTCGCGCTGAGCGTGTACGACGAGCTGACGGTGACGACCCTCGCCGAGCCCGGACGCCTGGAGATCACCGTGACGGGGGAGGGCGCCGGCGAGGTGCCCACCGACGCGTCGCACCTGGTGGTCCGAGCGATCGCGCACGCGTACGCCGCCGTCGGCCGCACGATGCCCGGCATCCACCTGTCCGCGCACAACACGATCCCGCACGGACGCGGCATGGGGTCGTCGGGCGCGGCGGTCGTCGCCGGCCTGCTGGCGGCGAAGGGCCTTCTCGCCGGCGACGTCGACTTCGGACCCGACCTGCTCCTGCGCCTGGCCACCGAGCTCGAGGGCCACCCCGACAACGTCGCGCCCGCCCTGTTCGGCGGCCTCACGATCGCGTGGATGGACGAGAGCGGCCCGCAGCACAAGAAGCTCCTCGTGCACCGTGGCGTCTCGCCGCTCGTGTTCCGCCCCGACTTCACGATGTCCACGAGCGTCGCCCGGGGGCTCGCGCCCCTGCAGGTGCCCCGTGAGGATGCCGTCTTCAACGTCTCGAGGTCGGCGCTCCTGATCGCGGCCCTCACGCAGAGCCCCGAACTGCTCATGGCGGCCACCGAGGACAAGCTGCACCAGTCGTATCGCGCGTCGGCGATGCCGGCCACCGACCAGCTCGTCCGCCGCCTCCGCGCAGCGGGTTTCGCCGCCGTCGTCTCGGGTGCGGGGCCGAGCGTGCTCGTGCTGGCGGACGGTCCCGGACGTCGCCTCGAAGCCGTCGAGGTGGCAGCCGGGGGAGACACCCCGTGGGAGCCGCTCCTGCTGGCTGTCGACGTCAAGGGTGCTACAGTGAGGGAGTATACGGAGGGTTCCACGACCAGCTCGTGA